The following coding sequences lie in one Streptomyces sp. NBC_00510 genomic window:
- a CDS encoding DMT family transporter: MMTADRTERGPSTRASLTALAGRAYGAIPPTALVLLGIVSVQVGSALAKHLFSAVGSFGTVALRLFFAAAVLMLLWRPSLRMSRRTWTVVLGYGVTLGLMNLCFYLALARIPLGIAVTVEFLGPLAVALAGSRRWLDAFWALLAAGGVVLLMEGRGELDLAGFLFALAAGTCWGLYILVGAALGRHTTEGNGLALGMAVAALVAVPFGVADSGTALIQPWVLVAGLGVALLSSVIPYSLDLEALRRIPPRVFGILMSLEPAMAALIGFVVLHESLHWVQWIAVLCVVAASAGAARGTTPEA; encoded by the coding sequence ATGATGACCGCCGACAGGACGGAACGCGGCCCGTCCACCCGGGCCTCACTGACCGCGCTGGCGGGACGCGCCTACGGCGCGATCCCGCCCACGGCACTGGTCCTGCTCGGCATCGTCAGCGTCCAGGTGGGCTCGGCGTTGGCCAAGCACCTGTTCAGCGCGGTGGGCAGTTTCGGGACGGTCGCGTTGCGGCTGTTCTTCGCGGCGGCGGTGCTGATGCTGTTGTGGCGGCCGTCGCTGCGCATGAGCCGTCGCACGTGGACGGTGGTGCTCGGCTACGGCGTGACACTCGGCCTGATGAACCTGTGCTTCTACCTGGCGCTGGCCCGGATCCCGCTGGGGATCGCGGTGACCGTCGAGTTCCTCGGGCCGCTGGCGGTGGCCCTGGCGGGATCGAGGCGATGGCTCGACGCGTTCTGGGCCCTGCTCGCGGCCGGCGGTGTGGTCCTGCTGATGGAGGGACGCGGCGAACTCGACCTCGCCGGTTTCCTGTTCGCCCTCGCCGCGGGGACGTGCTGGGGCTTGTACATCCTGGTCGGCGCGGCGCTGGGCCGCCACACCACGGAAGGCAATGGCCTGGCCCTGGGCATGGCCGTCGCGGCCCTGGTGGCCGTGCCGTTCGGTGTGGCCGACAGCGGAACGGCGCTGATCCAGCCGTGGGTCCTGGTCGCGGGGCTCGGCGTGGCACTGCTGTCGTCGGTGATTCCGTACTCGCTCGACCTGGAGGCCCTGCGCAGGATCCCACCGCGCGTGTTCGGCATCCTGATGAGCCTCGAACCGGCGATGGCGGCCCTCATCGGCTTCGTCGTGCTCCATGAGTCGCTGCACTGGGTGCAGTGGATCGCGGTGCTGTGCGTGGTGGCCGCATCGGCCGGCGCCGCCCGCGGCACCACCCCGGAGGCCTGA
- a CDS encoding N-acetyltransferase, protein MGLREELPDDAESVRQVHLRAFGHDHGPVVADLVDTLRGSVTPTDGLSLVAEHDGRVVGHVMFTRSLLDAPRRLVEVQVLSPLAVLPEHQGTGIGGALVRHGLRTLAERAVPVVFVEGDPAYYARLGFLPGGDHGFRKPSLRIPDGAFQTMALPAYEPWMTGTLVYAEAFWRHDAVGLRDPAARENHVPRGDRSSTIRP, encoded by the coding sequence ATGGGTCTTCGCGAAGAGCTTCCGGACGACGCCGAGTCCGTACGTCAGGTCCACCTGCGGGCCTTCGGCCACGACCACGGCCCGGTCGTGGCCGATCTGGTCGACACCCTGCGAGGGAGCGTCACGCCCACGGACGGTCTCTCGCTGGTCGCCGAACACGACGGCCGGGTCGTCGGGCACGTGATGTTCACCCGCAGCCTGCTGGACGCCCCCCGGCGCCTGGTCGAGGTACAGGTCCTCAGCCCGCTGGCCGTCCTGCCCGAGCACCAAGGGACCGGGATCGGCGGGGCCTTGGTCCGGCACGGATTGCGGACGCTCGCCGAGCGGGCGGTCCCCGTCGTCTTCGTCGAGGGCGACCCCGCCTACTACGCGCGCCTCGGGTTCCTGCCCGGCGGCGACCACGGCTTCCGCAAGCCGTCCCTGCGCATCCCGGACGGTGCCTTCCAGACGATGGCGCTCCCCGCGTACGAACCCTGGATGACGGGCACCCTGGTCTACGCCGAGGCGTTCTGGCGGCACGACGCGGTCGGCCTCCGCGACCCGGCAGCACGGGAAAACCACGTGCCGCGCGGCGACCGGTCGTCGACGATCCGCCCGTGA
- a CDS encoding RNA polymerase sigma-70 factor, giving the protein MGKVEEFEELRPLLFSIAYRILGSVGEAEDAVQEAWLRFDGSPTRPVSVKAFLSATVTRISIDVLRSARVRREAYVGPWFPEPLLSDPYQDPARSAELADSVSMAALLLLERLSPLERSVFVLREVFGFGFDEVAQAVGRSEAACRQLAVRARRHMEAGRPRFAADRRARQELARRFFDALKDGDVDALRDLLAADVQLVGDGGGRAPQLARAVVGAENVARVLGTVFPWLIRIDVTFEPREVNGQPGAVFRDRDGKVLHTLALDVLDGRIQAIRTVLNPDKLGHLGPVADAWAVHREVKRARRQGN; this is encoded by the coding sequence ATGGGCAAGGTGGAGGAGTTCGAGGAGCTGCGGCCGCTGCTGTTCTCGATCGCCTACCGGATCCTGGGCAGCGTGGGCGAGGCCGAGGACGCGGTGCAGGAGGCGTGGCTGCGCTTCGACGGCTCGCCGACCCGGCCCGTGTCGGTCAAGGCGTTCCTGTCGGCCACGGTGACCCGGATCTCGATCGACGTGCTGCGCTCCGCGCGGGTGCGGCGGGAGGCGTACGTCGGGCCGTGGTTCCCCGAGCCGCTGCTGAGCGATCCGTACCAGGATCCGGCGCGGTCGGCGGAGCTCGCCGACTCGGTGTCGATGGCCGCGCTCCTGCTGCTGGAGCGGCTCAGCCCGCTCGAGCGGTCGGTGTTCGTGCTGCGGGAGGTGTTCGGCTTCGGCTTCGACGAGGTCGCCCAGGCGGTCGGGCGCTCGGAGGCGGCGTGCCGTCAGCTTGCGGTGCGGGCGCGACGGCACATGGAGGCGGGGCGGCCGCGGTTCGCGGCGGACCGCCGGGCACGGCAGGAACTGGCGCGGCGGTTCTTCGACGCGTTGAAGGACGGCGACGTCGACGCGCTGCGGGACCTGCTCGCCGCCGACGTGCAGCTCGTCGGGGACGGCGGCGGCAGGGCCCCTCAGCTGGCGCGGGCCGTCGTCGGCGCGGAGAACGTGGCCCGGGTGCTGGGCACGGTCTTCCCCTGGCTGATCCGGATCGACGTGACGTTCGAGCCGCGCGAGGTCAACGGCCAGCCCGGAGCGGTCTTCCGCGACCGCGACGGCAAGGTCCTGCACACCCTGGCCCTCGACGTGCTCGACGGGCGGATCCAGGCCATCCGCACGGTGCTCAACCCCGACAAGCTCGGCCACCTCGGTCCGGTCGCCGACGCCTGGGCGGTGCACCGGGAGGTGAAGCGGGCGCGCAGGCAGGGGAACTGA
- a CDS encoding carboxymuconolactone decarboxylase family protein: MDARLDYLADPTAGKAFKHFMAVGRSFKESSLPAATQELVALRVSQINGCGACIDMHTKEAAAAGETPVRLHLVAAWREATVFTEAERAALELAEEGTRVADGGGGVGDEVWERAARHYDKEQLTALVILVSFMNAVNRLNVIARQPAGDYEPGRFH, encoded by the coding sequence ATGGACGCGCGACTGGACTACCTGGCCGACCCGACCGCGGGCAAGGCCTTCAAGCACTTCATGGCGGTGGGCAGGTCGTTCAAGGAGTCGTCGCTGCCGGCCGCGACGCAGGAACTGGTGGCGCTGCGGGTGAGCCAGATCAACGGCTGCGGCGCCTGCATCGACATGCACACCAAGGAGGCCGCCGCCGCGGGCGAGACCCCGGTGCGGCTCCACCTGGTCGCGGCATGGCGGGAGGCCACGGTCTTCACCGAGGCCGAACGTGCCGCGCTGGAGCTGGCGGAGGAGGGCACGCGGGTCGCGGACGGCGGCGGCGGAGTCGGCGACGAGGTGTGGGAGCGCGCCGCACGGCACTACGACAAGGAGCAGCTCACCGCCCTGGTGATCCTGGTCTCGTTCATGAACGCCGTGAACCGGCTGAACGTCATCGCCCGGCAGCCGGCCGGCGACTACGAGCCCGGCCGGTTCCACTGA
- a CDS encoding DUF2238 domain-containing protein translates to MTDLTVPVRRVGLPVLAAGFALAALVVSGIHPRERGTWVLETFWIVIGLPLAVALRRRFPLTGLLCALLALHALVLSVGGHYTYAQVPFGEWLRDTLDLSRNPYDRIGHLMQGFVPAVLVREILVRTSPLRGSRWLAPLTVCACMAFSAFFELLEWWAALIGGDAADAFLATQGDVWDTQWDMFCALVGAVLSLLLLSGLHDRQLDVLAPRGAGRLR, encoded by the coding sequence ATGACAGACCTCACCGTCCCCGTCCGGCGCGTCGGGCTGCCCGTGCTGGCCGCCGGTTTCGCGCTCGCCGCCCTCGTGGTGTCCGGAATCCATCCCCGTGAGCGCGGCACATGGGTGCTGGAGACCTTCTGGATCGTGATCGGGCTGCCGCTCGCGGTCGCCCTGCGGCGCCGGTTCCCGCTGACCGGGCTGCTGTGCGCGTTGCTGGCCCTGCACGCCTTGGTCCTGTCGGTGGGCGGTCACTACACCTACGCCCAGGTCCCGTTCGGGGAGTGGCTGCGCGACACCCTGGACCTGTCGCGCAACCCGTACGACCGGATCGGCCACCTCATGCAGGGCTTCGTCCCTGCCGTGCTCGTCCGCGAGATCCTCGTCCGCACCTCTCCGCTGCGCGGCAGCCGGTGGCTGGCGCCGCTCACCGTCTGCGCCTGCATGGCGTTCAGCGCGTTCTTCGAACTGCTGGAGTGGTGGGCCGCGTTGATTGGCGGGGACGCCGCGGACGCGTTCCTCGCCACGCAGGGGGACGTCTGGGACACCCAGTGGGACATGTTCTGCGCCCTGGTCGGTGCCGTGCTGTCGCTGCTGCTGCTCAGCGGGCTCCACGACCGGCAGCTGGACGTCCTCGCGCCGCGCGGCGCCGGGCGGCTCAGGTGA
- a CDS encoding SDR family oxidoreductase: MTASLQDRTVLVVGRGSGIARAVADAALAEGAHVVAAGRTPGDLEDAYKGTDVTVRRVDLTDEGTIAALAEDLGSVDHVVSTASARARGKVSELTPEAIILSFHTKVVGPIMLAKHFAPRMPEDGSFVLFSGVAALEPDPGFLGVAATNGSVNTVTRSLAVELAPIRVNAVSPGTIDTGAWDGLGDEGKSELFARLSGSNPARRIGTPQDVAQAVVFAMTNTFMTGVSLAVDGGQPLV; this comes from the coding sequence ATGACGGCTTCCCTGCAGGACAGGACCGTCCTGGTGGTGGGCCGCGGCAGCGGCATCGCCCGGGCGGTCGCCGACGCGGCGCTCGCCGAGGGCGCGCACGTCGTCGCCGCCGGGCGGACACCGGGCGACCTCGAGGACGCCTACAAGGGCACGGACGTCACCGTACGGCGGGTCGACCTCACCGACGAGGGCACGATCGCCGCGCTCGCCGAGGACCTCGGCAGCGTCGACCACGTGGTCTCCACGGCGTCCGCCCGGGCCCGGGGGAAGGTGAGCGAACTGACCCCCGAGGCGATCATCCTGTCCTTCCACACCAAGGTGGTCGGGCCGATCATGCTGGCCAAGCACTTCGCCCCGCGCATGCCCGAGGACGGATCCTTCGTCCTGTTCTCGGGCGTCGCCGCCCTCGAACCCGACCCGGGCTTCCTCGGGGTCGCCGCCACCAACGGCTCGGTCAACACCGTCACCCGGTCGCTGGCCGTCGAGCTCGCCCCGATCCGCGTCAACGCCGTGTCCCCCGGCACCATCGACACCGGCGCCTGGGACGGACTCGGCGACGAGGGGAAGTCCGAGCTCTTCGCCCGCCTGTCCGGCAGCAACCCCGCCCGCCGGATCGGCACGCCGCAGGACGTCGCCCAGGCCGTGGTGTTCGCGATGACCAACACCTTCATGACCGGGGTCTCCCTCGCGGTCGACGGCGGCCAGCCGCTGGTGTGA
- a CDS encoding DUF427 domain-containing protein yields MGLSWQQGPLSTTRIGHFLVPDPLPERMLFAERLRRRMRVRFAGEWIADSEDVVLLHEPGRYPVAYFPRSDVLPEALVAGDHVTRHKDLGDTAWFAVRAGGRTAERAAWELVALPERAGDLKGRIAFAWRAMDAFYEEDDRILGHAADAYHRIDIRTTSRTLEVRSEGRVVARSEHPVVLYESGFAPRWYVPRADVDESALTPAEDRTFCPYKGIAAYYDIGGARKAAWSYRDAYPEVGRIDDLVSFEPDKVEVTLYGKRLEPEPGQQVIPHGVDRGLDADEARGR; encoded by the coding sequence ATGGGACTGTCCTGGCAGCAGGGACCGCTCTCCACCACCCGGATCGGACACTTCCTGGTGCCCGATCCGCTCCCCGAGCGCATGCTCTTCGCCGAGCGCCTGCGACGCCGCATGCGGGTCCGGTTCGCGGGCGAGTGGATCGCCGACAGCGAGGACGTGGTGCTGCTCCACGAGCCGGGCCGCTATCCGGTCGCGTACTTCCCGCGCTCCGATGTCCTGCCCGAGGCGCTGGTCGCCGGGGACCACGTCACGCGGCACAAGGACCTGGGGGACACCGCCTGGTTCGCGGTACGCGCCGGCGGGCGGACGGCCGAGCGCGCCGCCTGGGAACTGGTCGCGCTCCCGGAGCGCGCGGGCGACCTCAAGGGGCGGATCGCCTTCGCCTGGCGGGCGATGGACGCCTTCTACGAGGAGGACGACCGCATCCTCGGCCACGCCGCGGACGCGTACCACCGCATCGACATCCGCACCACCTCGCGCACGCTGGAGGTCCGCTCCGAAGGCCGTGTCGTGGCCCGGTCCGAGCATCCCGTGGTGCTGTACGAGTCGGGTTTCGCGCCCCGGTGGTACGTGCCGCGCGCGGACGTCGACGAGAGCGCGCTGACGCCCGCCGAGGACCGGACCTTCTGCCCGTACAAGGGGATCGCCGCCTACTACGACATCGGCGGTGCCCGGAAGGCGGCGTGGTCGTACCGCGACGCCTACCCCGAGGTCGGCCGCATCGACGACCTGGTCTCCTTCGAACCGGACAAGGTCGAGGTCACCCTCTACGGCAAGCGGCTGGAGCCTGAGCCGGGCCAGCAGGTGATCCCGCACGGCGTGGACCGCGGCCTGGACGCCGATGAGGCCCGCGGCCGCTAG
- a CDS encoding ABATE domain-containing protein, with protein sequence MGVRVGIEELQAAGFPMGGEPLVVLDLADTVKTAREPAADLIGTPAAAAAWWEIQARRLPPGPAPDPVATRRLRAAVREAFDAHLEGRPVDPAAVEDINAAASSAPVSPRLVVTGEGLRETVRRHTEYGGNAALAVIAGEAVALLGSPDRLRLLRRCANPECSMLFLAGNRRRKWCASNICGNRTRVARHYERNRSGRTPAG encoded by the coding sequence GTGGGCGTTCGTGTGGGGATCGAGGAGCTGCAGGCCGCGGGTTTCCCCATGGGCGGGGAGCCCCTGGTCGTATTGGACCTCGCCGACACGGTGAAGACCGCCCGGGAGCCGGCCGCCGACCTGATCGGGACCCCTGCCGCGGCCGCTGCCTGGTGGGAGATCCAGGCGAGGAGGCTCCCGCCGGGCCCCGCCCCCGATCCGGTGGCGACCCGCAGGCTCCGCGCGGCCGTCCGGGAGGCGTTCGACGCGCACCTGGAGGGCCGGCCGGTGGATCCCGCCGCGGTGGAGGACATCAATGCCGCGGCCTCCTCCGCGCCCGTCAGCCCCCGGCTCGTCGTCACCGGCGAAGGACTCCGGGAGACCGTCCGGCGGCACACCGAGTACGGCGGGAACGCCGCCCTCGCCGTGATCGCGGGCGAGGCCGTGGCGCTGCTGGGCAGCCCGGACCGGCTGCGGCTCCTGCGGCGCTGCGCCAACCCGGAGTGCTCGATGCTGTTCCTGGCGGGGAACAGGCGCCGCAAGTGGTGCGCGAGCAACATCTGCGGCAACCGGACCCGCGTCGCACGTCACTACGAACGCAACCGTTCCGGCCGCACCCCGGCCGGATGA
- a CDS encoding alpha/beta hydrolase — translation MTRTVHYRTTEVNGLEVFHREAGDPRGARPGAAPRVPDELGMFRNLIPALADRHRVIAPDHIGFGQSAMPAATDFPYTFDALTEVTAGLLEQLGVDRFAVYVQDYGAPIGWRLALADPRRITAVVSQSGNAYTEGFVMPFWDGLFAYAKDPNPETEAPVRGALTLEVTRWQYLNGVADPSLVSPDNWVHDQALLDRPGNAEIQLSLFRDYPRNVDMYPAVHQYFRDSQVPLLAVWGEHDEIFGPDGARAFRHDLPDAEVHLVESGHFALESHLEPITEYIRGFLDRVPV, via the coding sequence ATGACCCGCACCGTCCACTACCGCACCACCGAGGTCAACGGCCTGGAGGTCTTCCACCGGGAGGCCGGTGACCCCCGGGGCGCCCGTCCTGGTGCTGCTCCACGGGTTCCCGACGAGCTCGGCATGTTCCGGAACCTGATCCCCGCCCTCGCCGACCGCCACCGCGTGATCGCCCCCGACCACATCGGCTTCGGCCAGTCGGCCATGCCGGCGGCGACGGACTTCCCGTACACCTTCGACGCCCTCACCGAGGTGACCGCCGGGCTGCTCGAACAGCTCGGTGTGGACCGCTTCGCCGTGTACGTCCAGGACTACGGCGCCCCCATCGGATGGCGGCTGGCGCTGGCGGACCCGCGGCGGATCACCGCTGTCGTCAGCCAGAGCGGCAACGCGTACACGGAGGGGTTCGTCATGCCCTTCTGGGACGGGCTGTTCGCCTACGCCAAGGACCCGAACCCCGAGACGGAGGCGCCGGTGCGCGGCGCGCTGACCCTGGAGGTCACCCGCTGGCAGTACCTGAACGGGGTGGCCGACCCCAGCCTGGTCAGTCCCGACAACTGGGTCCACGACCAGGCGCTCCTGGACCGGCCGGGCAACGCCGAGATCCAGCTGAGCCTGTTCCGCGACTACCCGCGCAACGTCGACATGTACCCGGCGGTCCACCAGTACTTCAGGGACTCCCAGGTCCCGCTGCTGGCCGTGTGGGGCGAGCACGACGAGATCTTCGGGCCCGACGGTGCCCGCGCCTTCCGGCACGACCTGCCGGACGCCGAGGTGCACCTGGTGGAGTCCGGGCACTTCGCGCTGGAGAGCCATCTGGAGCCCATCACGGAGTACATCCGGGGCTTCCTGGACCGGGTCCCGGTCTGA
- a CDS encoding LysR family transcriptional regulator: protein MATLRALECLVALVDEGSVTRAAASLHMSQPALSHQIAALERELGTSVVERLARGVRVTAAGRAAAEEARIALAAATRAVRIGRQVGAGSGGRLRIACAETMTAWLLVPVLRRWRSHRPEVRLELAEFSSADRMVEHLMNGATDLVVGPEPTATTAHAEVLGREEMVVVTFPGHPFAARASVAVKELADEPFVHYDPDNGMAVWVDRFVTSHQVTLSPVLRTRSPRTAAQLAGAGMGVSLVPVSALAGRPAAVVRRLEPRVHRDIVALTMTPSDALVRRFIADLRSRGLPNVDTAAALPTA from the coding sequence ATGGCGACACTGCGGGCGCTGGAGTGCCTGGTGGCCCTGGTCGACGAGGGTTCGGTCACACGGGCCGCGGCCTCCCTGCACATGTCCCAGCCGGCGCTCTCCCACCAGATCGCGGCGCTGGAGCGGGAACTGGGCACATCCGTGGTCGAGCGGCTGGCCCGCGGTGTGCGGGTGACGGCGGCCGGCCGTGCCGCGGCCGAGGAGGCCCGGATCGCCCTGGCGGCCGCGACCCGGGCCGTCCGGATCGGACGGCAGGTCGGCGCGGGCAGCGGCGGGCGGCTGCGGATCGCCTGCGCGGAGACCATGACCGCGTGGCTCCTCGTACCGGTACTGCGCCGCTGGCGCTCGCACCGGCCCGAGGTCCGGCTGGAACTGGCGGAGTTCAGCAGCGCCGACCGCATGGTGGAGCACCTGATGAACGGGGCCACCGACCTGGTGGTGGGACCGGAACCCACCGCGACCACGGCGCACGCGGAGGTGCTGGGGCGGGAGGAGATGGTGGTGGTCACCTTCCCCGGCCACCCCTTCGCCGCGCGGGCATCGGTCGCGGTCAAGGAGCTCGCCGACGAGCCCTTCGTCCACTACGACCCGGACAACGGGATGGCGGTCTGGGTGGACCGGTTCGTCACCTCGCACCAGGTGACCCTGAGTCCCGTGCTGCGCACGCGCAGTCCGCGCACCGCCGCCCAGCTCGCGGGAGCGGGCATGGGGGTGAGCCTGGTGCCGGTGTCGGCCCTGGCCGGCCGTCCCGCGGCGGTGGTCCGGCGGCTGGAGCCCCGCGTCCACCGCGACATCGTGGCCCTCACGATGACGCCCTCGGACGCCCTGGTCCGGCGGTTCATCGCCGACCTGCGCAGCCGGGGGCTCCCGAACGTGGACACGGCCGCCGCGCTCCCGACCGCATAG
- a CDS encoding TMEM175 family protein gives MANPPDRDVPSGPAADDGMRLADTSRVEGFSDAVFAIVITLLVLDLYDPDHGPGELVPGLAGKWPAYVAFLVSFVYVGVIWLNHHGLFRLIRRMDVGLLWINLAILFSAVIVPFPTAVLGDAFGDAGDRHDQRVAVVLYALVAAVMSAPWWGVFGYLCDHPELLEPGVSPGYLRSQRTRPLTGLVLYVVCGIGGWFIAPVVGLVCIAVVIIYHALTSEGLHEGPLGRLFGAARRR, from the coding sequence ATGGCAAACCCACCGGATCGTGATGTTCCGTCAGGCCCGGCCGCCGACGACGGCATGCGCCTGGCGGACACCAGCCGGGTCGAGGGTTTCAGTGACGCCGTCTTCGCCATCGTGATCACGCTGCTCGTCCTCGACCTCTACGATCCGGACCACGGGCCCGGCGAACTCGTGCCGGGGCTCGCCGGCAAGTGGCCGGCGTACGTGGCGTTCCTCGTCTCGTTCGTCTACGTCGGCGTCATCTGGCTCAACCACCACGGGCTCTTCCGTCTGATCCGCCGCATGGACGTCGGCCTGCTGTGGATCAACCTCGCCATCTTGTTCAGCGCCGTCATCGTGCCGTTCCCCACCGCGGTCCTCGGTGACGCGTTCGGCGATGCGGGGGACCGTCACGACCAGCGCGTCGCGGTCGTCCTGTACGCGCTGGTCGCGGCCGTCATGTCGGCGCCGTGGTGGGGGGTGTTCGGCTATCTGTGCGACCATCCGGAACTGCTCGAGCCCGGTGTGTCGCCCGGCTACCTCCGCTCGCAGCGGACCCGGCCGCTGACCGGCCTCGTCCTGTACGTGGTCTGCGGCATCGGCGGCTGGTTCATCGCCCCCGTGGTGGGGCTGGTGTGCATCGCCGTGGTGATCATCTACCACGCCCTCACCAGCGAGGGCCTCCACGAAGGCCCCCTCGGCCGGCTCTTCGGGGCCGCCCGGCGGCGATGA
- a CDS encoding DUF4232 domain-containing protein — translation MHVAQHETRPIERLDRSATPAGRRTGRSAVVPLLAGGLVLAAALTGCGGGGGNGTASAPQTLPGSAGPASGDPASSGPPTSTTPSEDTAGSAPAAHPPSPTASTPPQAGGRCHTSDLSASIGRNDPGAGQENFPVVLTNRSARTCTVYGFPGVAFVNAAGEQVTVDPERATGQPARRVSLAPGASAWSAMSFSNPAITGVTTVTPAAVLVTPPDETVSLKVPWTGGKVSNTGKASVPRLGPFQPGSGPA, via the coding sequence ATGCACGTGGCCCAGCACGAGACAAGGCCCATCGAGCGGCTCGACCGGAGCGCGACGCCGGCCGGCCGGCGCACCGGCCGCAGCGCAGTCGTCCCGCTGCTCGCGGGCGGGCTCGTCCTGGCGGCGGCCCTGACCGGCTGTGGGGGCGGCGGCGGGAACGGCACCGCGAGCGCCCCGCAGACCCTCCCCGGCTCGGCCGGTCCGGCGAGCGGGGATCCCGCGAGCAGTGGACCGCCGACCTCCACCACGCCCTCCGAGGACACCGCCGGCTCCGCCCCCGCGGCGCACCCGCCGTCCCCCACCGCCTCCACGCCGCCGCAGGCCGGCGGGCGCTGCCACACCTCGGACCTCAGCGCGTCGATCGGCCGCAACGACCCCGGCGCGGGCCAGGAGAACTTCCCGGTCGTCCTCACCAACCGCTCCGCTCGCACCTGCACGGTCTACGGCTTCCCGGGCGTGGCCTTCGTCAACGCCGCCGGGGAACAGGTGACCGTGGACCCGGAGCGCGCCACGGGTCAGCCGGCACGGCGGGTCTCGCTGGCGCCGGGGGCCAGTGCCTGGTCGGCGATGTCCTTCTCCAACCCGGCCATCACGGGCGTGACCACGGTGACCCCGGCGGCGGTGCTGGTCACCCCGCCGGACGAGACCGTCTCCCTGAAGGTGCCGTGGACCGGCGGCAAGGTCTCCAACACCGGCAAGGCGTCCGTGCCCCGTCTGGGGCCCTTCCAGCCGGGCAGCGGACCCGCGTGA
- a CDS encoding serine/threonine protein kinase, producing MPPPQQIGRYRLVRPVGSGAFAMVWLAHDDSLDAPVAVKVMAENWAYRLDLRERFLSEARLLRKAASSRLVQVFDIGELPDERPYFVMEYADGGTLDDLLGQGRPALAEALRLTAEAARGVAALHEAGVVHRDIKPSNVLITGAREGQERVLVADLGLAKALAQASGLTMAAGSAGYMAPEQARPDGGIDVRADVYGLGALLYHLVTGSVPGPAGKVVRPSRVRPDVPAAVERAVLRALEPDRRKRWPSASRFADELDVLAARSAGHQEGRPRRRRGRTLVIALCAAALAAAGTGLAASRSGAPQKAPPTTVSDATGRIRVEVPAGWGRELVRGGWSPGVLGLPDAHEPALLVAGDVRSWQDLGSGVDGVFVGLSERGDLTARVGAIRHGGCRYRGSRGYGTEGSPGWSGRVRHWTGCGAEGGSIDEISLTRTGAAQPQVYVQIRQDGGPDLTDDVLGGLRITG from the coding sequence ATGCCCCCACCTCAGCAGATCGGCCGCTACCGGCTGGTGCGACCTGTCGGTTCGGGGGCGTTCGCGATGGTGTGGCTGGCCCATGACGACTCGCTCGACGCGCCCGTCGCCGTCAAGGTGATGGCCGAGAACTGGGCCTACCGCCTGGACCTGCGCGAGCGCTTCCTCTCCGAGGCCCGGCTGCTGCGCAAGGCCGCGTCCAGCCGGCTCGTGCAGGTCTTCGACATCGGGGAACTGCCCGACGAGCGGCCGTACTTCGTGATGGAGTACGCCGACGGGGGCACCCTGGACGACCTCCTCGGCCAGGGACGGCCGGCCTTGGCCGAGGCGCTGCGGCTGACGGCGGAGGCCGCCCGCGGTGTCGCGGCGCTGCACGAGGCGGGCGTCGTACACCGCGACATCAAGCCTTCCAATGTGCTGATCACCGGGGCGCGGGAGGGTCAGGAGCGGGTGCTCGTGGCCGACCTCGGCCTGGCGAAGGCTCTCGCCCAGGCCTCCGGTCTGACGATGGCCGCCGGTTCGGCCGGTTACATGGCGCCCGAACAGGCCCGCCCGGACGGGGGCATCGACGTGCGCGCCGATGTGTACGGCCTGGGGGCCCTGCTGTACCACCTGGTCACGGGCTCGGTGCCCGGCCCCGCGGGCAAGGTCGTACGGCCCAGCCGAGTGCGCCCGGACGTCCCGGCGGCCGTGGAGCGGGCGGTGCTGCGCGCCCTGGAGCCGGACCGGCGCAAGCGCTGGCCCAGCGCGTCGCGCTTCGCCGACGAACTGGACGTGCTGGCCGCCCGGTCCGCCGGCCACCAGGAAGGCCGGCCGCGCCGGCGGCGTGGGCGGACCTTGGTGATCGCCCTGTGCGCCGCGGCGCTCGCGGCCGCCGGCACCGGCCTCGCCGCCTCGCGTTCCGGGGCGCCGCAGAAAGCGCCGCCGACGACGGTCAGCGACGCCACCGGCCGGATCCGGGTGGAGGTCCCCGCGGGCTGGGGCCGTGAACTCGTCCGCGGCGGCTGGAGCCCCGGGGTGCTGGGGCTTCCCGACGCCCATGAGCCGGCCCTCCTGGTCGCGGGGGACGTGAGGAGCTGGCAGGACCTGGGCTCCGGCGTCGACGGCGTGTTCGTCGGGCTGAGCGAGCGGGGCGACCTCACCGCGCGGGTGGGTGCCATCCGGCACGGCGGCTGCCGTTACCGGGGCAGCCGCGGCTACGGGACCGAAGGCTCGCCGGGATGGAGCGGGCGGGTCCGCCACTGGACCGGCTGCGGCGCGGAGGGCGGCTCGATCGACGAGATCAGCCTCACCCGGACGGGTGCCGCGCAGCCCCAGGTGTACGTGCAGATCCGGCAGGACGGCGGCCCCGACCTGACCGACGATGTCCTCGGCGGTCTGCGGATCACCGGGTGA